GAATATTAGTTAATTCAATAGCAGCATATAAATGCAGTAGTTCCTCAGAAACTAAATCCAAATTTATACTGCCCTTAGCAACTTTGCTCCAAAAACCATATTGTAAAAACCAACTTTCCGGCGAACTAACCACCAAATTATCGTTAAAATTAGTGGCCCAATTATAGTATTGGGATTCTAAATTTTCAACTAATATTTCTGCGCTTAATCGCATGTCATCGTATGCTAAGCAATTTGTTCCGCCTACATCATTAAAGTTTGGTAATGTACCCAAAATAGGGTCAAGTAATGCCCCTGGAATATCATACTCTATCCCTGAATCTTCAAAATTCCAATTAACTGCAGTACAATCGGTTGTACTTACATCCTCAAATGATGTTACCCGATTAGCTATAGAAGCCGGCTCCCAATAATTACCTGATGGCCCCGGGCCAGTTGGTTGCTGAATATCAGGACCGATTGGTGGTGTAAATGCATCGCCTCCAATATCTAATAAATAAAATCCAATATCAGCGTATTCTAATTTATTACAATACATATTACTTCCTGTCATGGTGTTGGTCATAAAAACACCAACTCCTGATGTAAATGTGCTATTACCTTCTAATATTAAATCGGGACATTCTTCAAAATAAAAACCGGTCTGGTAGGGTATGTAACTACCATTAGTTCCATAAGTGGAGTTTCGATAAATATAAGCTTCAGGGCAATTACTGGCTAATAATCCATGTCCTGCATATGCTCCACCGGTATTCGTAGTTGCTTCGTAATACAGCGAATTGTATAAAATTTGTGGTGCCTCAATGTTAGTTAATACAAGACCATTTAAAACATGGATAGACTCATTGGTTTCCATTGTAAAATTTGGTGCGCTGAGTGTATTATTTTCTACATTAAAACCTATGGGTTTTAGAGAAGGATGAAACGAGACTAATTCTTCCATTATATTTCCATAAATATAAAGGGGGTCAGCATTTGGGTTGTCGTCAATATTTACACCGAATTTTTCAAAGTTGGTTACTCTGTTTAATTTAATTTCTACAACTCCACAATTATTTTCAACTAATATTCCAACCTTCATATTAAAGTTACCTTCTTCTTCATAATCGGCGGTTATTCTGTTTTGCCATATATAACTATCAATCCGATTACTTACTACAATCCCTTTATCTGCATTTTCTATCCAGTTATTATAACCATCTGTTACATTAGAACCAACATTTAAATAATGGTCGCTACCACCTGAGCCGGTTGCATAAATTCCTGTTTGAAAAATAGAAGCAGGCTCCGAGCCTAAAGAAGTAAGCGTACCATTTGCGCCAATTAAATCATGGATGTAATTATCCTGAATAACTACATTTGAATTGTTAGTTCTTATTGCAACATTAAGTGATTCAAATTCATTAAAAGTAGTTGAAGGATCATCATAATCATACGTATCACCAATTAAAAAGGGTGTTGCCGGTGTTACAGAATTAAGTACTATGCCATAATCTCCAACTTCACCTGATTTTGGCGAAATGAGAGAAGGTGCTGTAAAATATGTATCATCAATTGAACTAGTAATGGCCCCAGCAGTAGTAAACGGTTGAACTTTTATCCCTATTTCATTATTACAAAATGTAGCATTCGTAACAGTAAAAAATGATTCACTACCACCATTATTTTCAGCTAATAAACCAATTAAGGCATTTGCAATTGTTGCATCATTAATAGTTACAGTTCCACCCGCTCTAACACGAATTCCTTTCCACAATGCGCTTAATGAATATAATTGCGCCGTTCCAGTTATGGTTAAATTCCCGCCATTTTTTACAACAATTTCCTTTCCAGCCGCAATTTCTAAACATGTAGCACCATCAATAGTAAAATCACCTTCAATTAATAAATCATCTGTAATACAATAGTGTTGACTGGTCCATGAATCAGGGTAACCTGTTATTGCAGGTGCAGCGGAGCATGTCCCTCCACAAGCTGTATAACATTGTGCAATTGCTAAATTAGGTAAACCAAGGAGCATAACTACTCCAAATATATATATATATAGGTTTTTCACAAAATTTTTCATAAATTAAAATTTTAGTGGTTAAATTAAAATGTATCGTAAAAGTGGAATGTTCGCAGTATTATTAATAAATAATACCGCTATTGCTGGCGAAACAATAAGGCAGGGTTCTTGAGGTCAAAAGCAAAGCTGCTTAATAATCGAAATAAGATTAGTAGAAAATATGTTGTCAATTTGGCATACATATGTCTTGATTTATAATCAAATTTAACCTACTTAATGTACTTTTCAATGGTGTATGTAATATTTATTTTTAAATAATTTATTTAATTTTATATATATAAAATTAAATGTCTTGATTCTCAATTATATATAAAAAAATCCCGCACTTCTCAGTGCAGGATTAAATAAATGCTATAATTATTTTACAACAAATCGCGAATCATCCAAATAATAATTAATGCCATAATAGCTACTATTATTATTCCGATAACAATATTGAGTGCTGTAGAAGCGACGGATTCTTCTTTTACCTGCTGAGTAGCCTGTTTTTTTCAGCTTGTTTTTTGACATGATTAGTCGCGTTTTAAGTTATATTTTTCAATTTTATTATACAGGTGACTGCGTTGAATATCGAGTTCTTCTGCAGTTTTGGAAACGTTCCAGGCGTTTTTATTTAAGCGATGCAAAATAAATTCTTTTCGATATGGTCTTTAAAATCCTGGAATTTTCGAAACGTTCGTATAAATCTTTCGGGCTGCCACCGCTTTTAGGTGATTGCGCATAATTAATTACATCTTCTTCCGTAATTTTTGTTCGCTTAAAATTACCAGTCGTTCAATTACGTTTCGCAACTCACGGATATTTCCGTGAAGTTGATGTTCATAATTTCCATCATGGCTTTTGGTGTAATTACTTTTTTAGGCACACCATAATCTTCACAAATTTCTTTTACAAAACGTTCTGATAATAATGGGATATCATCAGTTCTGTCGTTAAGTGAAGGAACATGAATGAGGATTACACTCAAGCGGTGATATAAATCGAGGCGGAAAGTATTATTTTCTACTTCTTTAATTAAATCTTTATTAGTTGCAGCAACAACACGAACATCAACCGGAATTTCTTTATCGCCACCAACGCGGGTGATTTTATTTTCCTGTAGTGCACGTAAAACCTTTGCCTGAGCACTTTGGCTCATGTCGCCAATTTCATCTAAAAACAAGGTTCCGCCATTAGCAGATTCAAATTTTCCGATACGTTGTTTGATGGCAGAGGTGAATGCCCCTTTTTCGTGACCGAATAATCCGCTTTCAATTAATTCGCTTGGAATTGCAGCGCAGTTTACTTCAATTAAAGGGCCATTTGCACGATTACTTTTCGTGAATCCAACGCGCAACCAGTTCTTTACCTGTTCCGTTATCGCCGGTAATTAATACGCGGGCATCGGTTGGGGCAACACGTTCAATAGTTTCTTTATTTTTGAATCGCGGTGAGTCGCCAATTATTTCGCGGGTTTTGGTAACCTTGCGCTTTAATACTTTTGTTTCAGTAATTAAATTCGATTTATCGAGCGCATTGCGAATGGTAATGAGAAGTCGATTTAAATCAGGTGGTTTTGCCACACAATCAAAAGCGCCTTTTACCGCTTCAACAGCAGTTTCTAAAGTGCCGTGACCGGAAATCATGATAAAAGGCACATCAGGATTGCTGATTTGTGCTTTTCGAGCACTTCCATGCCATCCATTTTGGCATTTTAATATCACAAAGGGCGATATCATAATCACCTTCCTGAATCATATGAAGGCCTTCGGCACCAT
This genomic interval from Bacteroidota bacterium contains the following:
- a CDS encoding T9SS type A sorting domain-containing protein, whose protein sequence is MKNFVKNLYIYIFGVVMLLGLPNLAIAQCYTACGGTCSAAPAITGYPDSWTSQHYCITDDLLIEGDFTIDGATCLEIAAGKEIVVKNGGNLTITGTAQLYSLSALWKGIRVRAGGTVTINDATIANALIGLLAENNGGSESFFTVTNATFCNNEIGIKVQPFTTAGAITSSIDDTYFTAPSLISPKSGEVGDYGIVLNSVTPATPFLIGDTYDYDDPSTTFNEFESLNVAIRTNNSNVVIQDNYIHDLIGANGTLTSLGSEPASIFQTGIYATGSGGSDHYLNVGSNVTDGYNNWIENADKGIVVSNRIDSYIWQNRITADYEEEGNFNMKVGILVENNCGVVEIKLNRVTNFEKFGVNIDDNPNADPLYIYGNIMEELVSFHPSLKPIGFNVENNTLSAPNFTMETNESIHVLNGLVLTNIEAPQILYNSLYYEATTNTGGAYAGHGLLASNCPEAYIYRNSTYGTNGSYIPYQTGFYFEECPDLILEGNSTFTSGVGVFMTNTMTGSNMYCNKLEYADIGFYLLDIGGDAFTPPIGPDIQQPTGPGPSGNYWEPASIANRVTSFEDVSTTDCTAVNWNFEDSGIEYDIPGALLDPILGTLPNFNDVGGTNCLAYDDMRLSAEILVENLESQYYNWATNFNDNLVVSSPESWFLQYGFWSKVAKGSINLDLVSEELLHLYAAIELTNIPSFFDLVDAISTRNFVNAQDILTNITPVNEIENYWQQTSQIYLDNINIDGVFELSPEDQENLITIADMDGKLNGPGVYQARAMLDTLMPKNNPLSIDVRKYLPNSEIIVAPNPASNYINLLFTGNNLSVKDINNIQIYDVTGNIVKNLTQQQNNSIYVGDLKSGFYILQITSVNKKPIIQKLIIEN